Proteins from one Escherichia coli genomic window:
- the sdaA gene encoding L-serine ammonia-lyase yields the protein MISLFDMFKVGIGPSSSHTVGPMKAGKQFVDDLVEKGLLDSVTRVAVDVYGSLSLTGKGHHTDIAIIMGLAGNEPATVDIDSIPGFIRDVEERERLLLAQGRHEVDFPRDNGMRFHNGNLPLHENGMQIHAYNGDEVVYSKTYYSIGGGFIVDEEHFGQDAANEVSVPYPFKSATELLAYCNETGYSLSGLAMQNELALHSKKEIDEYFAHVWQTMQACIDRGMNTEGVLPGPLRVPRRASALRRMLVSSDKLSNDPMNVIDWVNMFALAVNEENAAGGRVVTAPTNGACGIVPAVLAYYDHFIESVSPDIYTRYFMAAGAIGALYKMNASISGAEVGCQGEVGVACSMAAAGLAELLGGSPEQVCVAAEIGMEHNLGLTCDPVAGQVQVPCIERNAIASVKAINAARMALRRTSAPRVSLDKVIETMYETGKDMNAKYRETSRGGLAIKVQCD from the coding sequence GTGATTAGTCTATTCGACATGTTTAAGGTGGGGATTGGTCCCTCATCTTCCCATACCGTAGGGCCTATGAAGGCGGGTAAACAGTTCGTCGATGATCTGGTCGAAAAAGGCTTACTGGATAGCGTTACTCGCGTTGCCGTGGACGTTTATGGTTCACTGTCGCTGACGGGTAAAGGCCACCACACCGATATCGCCATTATTATGGGTCTTGCAGGTAACGAACCTGCCACCGTGGATATCGACAGTATTCCCGGTTTTATTCGCGACGTAGAAGAGCGCGAACGTCTGCTGCTGGCACAGGGACGGCATGAAGTGGATTTCCCGCGCGACAACGGGATGCGTTTTCATAACGGCAACCTGCCGCTGCATGAAAACGGTATGCAAATCCACGCCTATAACGGCGATGAAGTCGTCTACAGCAAAACTTATTATTCCATCGGCGGCGGTTTTATCGTCGATGAAGAACACTTTGGTCAGGATGCCGCCAACGAAGTGAGCGTGCCGTATCCGTTCAAATCTGCCACCGAACTGCTCGCGTACTGTAATGAAACCGGCTATTCGCTGTCTGGTCTCGCTATGCAGAACGAACTGGCGCTGCACAGCAAGAAAGAGATCGACGAGTATTTCGCGCATGTCTGGCAAACCATGCAGGCATGTATCGATCGCGGGATGAACACCGAAGGCGTACTGCCAGGCCCGCTGCGCGTGCCGCGTCGTGCGTCGGCCCTGCGCCGGATGCTGGTTTCCAGCGATAAACTGTCTAACGATCCGATGAATGTCATTGACTGGGTAAACATGTTTGCGCTGGCAGTTAACGAAGAAAACGCCGCCGGTGGTCGTGTGGTAACTGCGCCAACTAACGGTGCTTGTGGCATTGTTCCGGCAGTGCTGGCTTATTATGACCACTTTATTGAATCGGTTAGCCCGGACATCTATACCCGTTACTTTATGGCTGCGGGCGCGATTGGTGCACTGTATAAAATGAACGCCTCTATTTCCGGTGCGGAAGTCGGTTGCCAGGGCGAAGTGGGTGTTGCCTGTTCAATGGCTGCTGCGGGCCTTGCCGAGCTGTTGGGCGGTAGCCCGGAACAGGTTTGTGTGGCAGCGGAAATTGGCATGGAGCACAACCTCGGTCTGACCTGTGACCCTGTTGCAGGGCAAGTTCAGGTGCCGTGCATTGAACGTAACGCCATTGCGTCAGTCAAGGCGATTAACGCCGCGCGGATGGCCCTGCGTCGCACCAGCGCGCCGCGCGTCTCGCTGGATAAAGTTATCGAAACGATGTACGAAACCGGTAAAGACATGAACGCCAAGTACCGCGAAACGTCTCGTGGTGGTCTGGCAATTAAAGTCCAGTGTGACTAA
- the yoaL gene encoding protein YoaL, which yields MDRHRRHFSIRPFNACFSGTLCRTFRLPFVVTPALFLAPNSYSLSRSLSWNS from the coding sequence ATGGATCGTCACCGACGTCATTTCAGCATCAGGCCTTTTAACGCCTGCTTTTCTGGCACTTTATGCCGCACCTTTCGTTTGCCTTTTGTCGTTACGCCTGCATTATTTCTGGCGCCGAATAGCTATTCCTTAAGCAGGAGCTTGTCATGGAATTCTTAA
- a CDS encoding pentapeptide repeat-containing protein: protein MIRIDFVTDDALYLDTDSLIGWDFSGMNLHRAIFDGMCLDGARFNHAHLRNISFINASLIGADLSSSALMCAWLNSADLTNCNFAQSRPIDADFRHARLCGADFTDTDLRGANFSSTHLQNVCFNGAHYDKRTVWPAEFYPRINGAVLVD from the coding sequence ATGATCCGTATCGATTTCGTCACGGATGACGCCCTGTATCTTGATACGGATAGCCTCATCGGCTGGGATTTTTCCGGCATGAACTTACATCGTGCCATTTTTGACGGTATGTGCCTGGACGGCGCGCGGTTTAATCATGCGCATCTGCGTAATATCAGTTTTATCAACGCGTCCCTGATTGGGGCCGACCTCTCGTCCAGCGCACTGATGTGTGCCTGGTTAAACAGCGCCGATCTGACCAATTGTAATTTTGCTCAGTCACGACCCATTGATGCTGATTTTAGGCATGCACGACTTTGTGGGGCAGATTTTACCGACACCGATTTAAGAGGTGCTAATTTTTCATCGACACATCTTCAGAATGTTTGTTTTAACGGGGCGCATTATGACAAACGAACTGTCTGGCCCGCAGAGTTTTATCCAAGGATTAACGGGGCTGTGTTGGTTGATTGA
- the yoaH gene encoding YoaH family protein, which yields MFAGLPSLTHEQQQKAVERIQELMAQGMSSGQAIALVAEELRANHSGERIVARFEDEDE from the coding sequence ATGTTTGCAGGTTTACCTTCACTCACCCATGAACAGCAGCAAAAAGCCGTTGAGCGGATCCAGGAACTGATGGCACAGGGGATGAGCAGCGGCCAGGCAATCGCGCTGGTGGCAGAAGAGTTGCGTGCTAACCATTCCGGTGAGCGGATTGTGGCGCGATTTGAGGATGAAGACGAGTAA
- the yoaC gene encoding DUF1889 family protein produces the protein MPAVIDKALDFIGAMDVSASTPSSMNESTAKGIFKYLHDLGVPASSADITARADQEGWNPGFTEKMVGWAKKMESGERIVIKNPEYFSSYMQEELKALV, from the coding sequence ATGCCTGCAGTAATAGATAAAGCTCTGGATTTTATTGGTGCCATGGATGTATCAGCATCAACACCAAGTTCTATGAATGAAAGTACGGCGAAGGGAATATTTAAATATTTGCATGACCTGGGTGTACCCGCCAGTTCCGCCGATATTACTGCGCGAGCCGATCAGGAAGGCTGGAATCCTGGATTCACGGAAAAAATGGTGGGATGGGCAAAAAAAATGGAGTCTGGTGAACGTATTGTGATTAAAAACCCAGAATACTTTTCGTCGTACATGCAGGAAGAACTCAAAGCACTGGTTTGA
- the pabB gene encoding aminodeoxychorismate synthase component 1 yields the protein MKTLSPAVITLPWRQDAAEFYFSRLSHLPWAMLLHSGYADHPYSRFDIVVAEPICTLTTFGKETVVSESEKRTTTTDDPLQVLQQVLDRADIRPAHNEDLPFQGGALGLFGYDLGRRFESLPEIAQQDIVLPDMAVGIYDWALIVDHQRQTVSLLSHNDVNARRAWLESQQFSPQEDFTLTSDWQSNMTRELYGEKFRQVQEYLQSGDCYQVNLAQRFHATYSGDEWQAFLQLNQANRAPFSAFLRLEQGAILSLSPERFILCDNSEIQTRPIKGTLPRLPDPQEDSKQAEKLANSAKDRAENLMIVDLMRNDIGRVAVAGSVKVPELFVVEPFPAVHHLVSTITAQLPEQLHTSDLLRAAFPGGSITGAPKVRAMEIIDELEPQRRNAWCGSIGYLSFCGNMDTSITIRTLTAINGQIYCSAGGGIVADSQEEAEYQETFDKVNKILRQLEK from the coding sequence ATGAAGACGTTATCTCCCGCTGTGATTACTTTACCCTGGCGTCAGGACGCCGCTGAATTTTATTTCTCCCGCTTAAGTCACCTGCCGTGGGCGATGCTTTTACACTCCGGCTATGCCGATCATCCATATAGCCGCTTTGATATTGTGGTCGCCGAGCCGATTTGCACTTTAACCACTTTCGGTAAAGAAACCGTTGTTAGTGAAAGCGAAAAACGCACAACGACCACTGATGACCCGCTACAGGTGCTCCAGCAGGTGCTGGATCGCGCAGACATTCGCCCAGCGCATAACGAAGATTTGCCATTTCAGGGCGGCGCGCTGGGGTTGTTTGGCTACGATCTGGGCCGCCGTTTTGAGTCACTGCCAGAAATTGCGCAGCAAGATATCGTTCTGCCGGATATGGCTGTGGGTATCTACGACTGGGCGCTCATTGTCGACCACCAGCGTCAAACAGTTTCTTTGCTGAGTCATAATGATGTCAATGCCCGTCGGGCCTGGCTGGAAAGCCAGCAATTCTCGCCGCAGGAAGATTTCACGCTCACTTCCGACTGGCAATCCAATATGACCCGCGAGCTGTACGGCGAAAAATTTCGCCAGGTACAGGAATATCTGCAAAGCGGTGATTGCTATCAGGTGAATCTCGCCCAGCGTTTCCATGCGACCTATTCTGGCGATGAATGGCAGGCATTCCTTCAGCTTAATCAGGCCAACCGCGCGCCATTTAGCGCTTTTTTACGTCTTGAACAGGGCGCGATTTTAAGCCTTTCGCCAGAGCGGTTTATTCTTTGTGATAATAGTGAAATCCAGACCCGCCCGATTAAAGGCACGCTACCACGCCTGCCCGATCCTCAGGAAGATAGCAAACAAGCAGAAAAACTGGCGAACTCAGCGAAAGATCGTGCCGAAAATCTGATGATTGTCGATTTAATGCGTAATGATATCGGTCGTGTTGCCGTAGCAGGTTCGGTAAAAGTACCAGAGCTGTTCGTGGTGGAACCCTTCCCTGCCGTGCATCATCTGGTCAGCACCATAACGGCGCAACTACCAGAACAGTTACACACCAGCGATCTGCTGCGCGCAGCTTTTCCTGGTGGCTCAATAACTGGAGCACCGAAAGTACGGGCTATGGAAATTATCGACGAACTGGAACCGCAGCGACGCAATGCCTGGTGCGGCAGCATTGGCTATTTGAGCTTTTGCGGCAACATGGATACCAGCATTACTATCCGCACGCTGACTGCCATTAACGGACAAATATACTGCTCTGCGGGCGGTGGAATTGTCGCCGATAGCCAGGAAGAAGCGGAATATCAGGAAACTTTTGATAAAGTTAATAAGATATTACGCCAACTGGAGAAGTAA
- the yoaA gene encoding ATP-dependent DNA helicase has translation MTDDFAPDGQLAKAIPGFKPREPQRQMAVAVTQAIEKSQPLVVEAGTGTGKTYAYLAPALRAKKKVIISTGSKALQDQLYSRDLPTVSKALKYTGNVALLKGRSNYLCLERLEQQALAGGDLPVQTLSDVILLRSWSNQTVDGDISTCVSVAEDSQAWPLVTSTNDNCLGSDCPMYKDCFVVKARKKAMDADVVVVNHHLFLADMVVKESGFGELIPEADVMIFDEAHQLPDIASQYFGQSLSSRQLLDLAKDITIAYRTELKDTQQLQKCADRLAQSAQDFRLQLGEPGYRGNLRELLANPQIQRAFLLLDDTLELCYDVAKLSLGRSALLDAAFERATLYRTRLKRLKEINQPGYSYWYECTSRHFTLALTPLSVADKFKELMAQKPGSWIFTSATLSVNDDLHHFTSRLGIEQAESLLLPSPFDYSRQALLCVPRNLPQTNQPGSARQLAAMLRPIIEANNGRCFMLCTSHAMMRDLAEQFRATMTLPVLLQGETSKGQLLQQFVSAGNALLVATSSFWEGVDVRGDTLSLVIIDKLPFTSPDDPLLKARMEDCRLRGGDPFDEVQLPDAVITLKQGVGRLIRDADDRGVLVICDNRLVMRPYGATFLASLPPAPRTRDIARAVRFLAIPSSR, from the coding sequence GTGACAGACGATTTTGCACCAGACGGCCAACTGGCAAAAGCGATACCAGGCTTTAAGCCGCGTGAACCACAGCGACAGATGGCGGTAGCCGTCACCCAGGCGATAGAAAAAAGCCAGCCGCTGGTGGTGGAAGCAGGAACCGGTACGGGCAAAACCTACGCTTACCTGGCCCCTGCGCTGCGGGCGAAAAAGAAAGTCATTATCTCGACCGGCTCAAAAGCGTTGCAGGATCAGCTCTACAGCCGCGATTTGCCAACGGTTTCAAAGGCGTTGAAATACACGGGCAACGTGGCGTTGCTGAAAGGGCGCTCAAACTACCTCTGCCTCGAACGTCTCGAACAGCAGGCGCTGGCGGGCGGCGATTTGCCAGTACAAACCTTAAGTGATGTGATCCTCCTGCGCTCCTGGTCTAATCAAACAGTGGATGGTGATATCAGCACCTGTGTCAGCGTGGCGGAAGATTCACAGGCGTGGCCGCTGGTCACCAGCACCAACGACAACTGCCTTGGCAGCGACTGCCCGATGTATAAAGATTGCTTTGTGGTCAAAGCACGCAAAAAAGCGATGGACGCCGATGTGGTGGTGGTAAACCATCATCTCTTTCTGGCGGATATGGTGGTGAAAGAGAGTGGATTTGGCGAACTGATCCCGGAAGCTGACGTGATGATCTTCGACGAAGCCCACCAACTGCCTGACATTGCCAGCCAGTATTTTGGTCAGTCACTCTCCAGTCGACAACTGCTCGACCTGGCAAAAGACATCACCATCGCCTACCGCACCGAATTAAAAGACACCCAGCAGTTACAAAAGTGCGCCGACCGCCTTGCCCAGAGCGCGCAGGATTTTCGCCTGCAATTAGGTGAGCCAGGTTATCGTGGCAACCTGCGCGAACTGTTAGCTAATCCGCAAATTCAGCGGGCATTTTTACTGCTCGATGACACCCTTGAACTCTGTTATGACGTAGCGAAATTGTCGCTGGGGCGTTCCGCCTTGCTGGATGCAGCATTTGAACGCGCCACACTTTATCGTACGCGGCTTAAACGGCTGAAAGAGATTAACCAGCCGGGTTACAGCTACTGGTATGAATGCACTTCGCGCCATTTTACTCTGGCGCTCACGCCGCTCAGCGTGGCGGATAAATTCAAAGAGTTAATGGCGCAAAAACCAGGTAGCTGGATCTTTACCTCAGCAACGCTGTCGGTGAATGACGATCTGCATCATTTTACCTCGCGGCTTGGCATTGAACAGGCAGAGTCGTTGCTGTTACCCAGCCCGTTTGATTACAGCCGCCAGGCGTTACTCTGTGTGCCGCGCAACCTGCCGCAAACCAATCAACCGGGCTCCGCACGGCAACTGGCGGCAATGTTGCGACCGATCATCGAGGCTAACAACGGTCGTTGTTTTATGCTTTGTACCTCGCACGCCATGATGCGCGATCTGGCCGAGCAGTTCCGCGCTACCATGACGCTTCCCGTTTTGTTGCAGGGGGAAACCAGCAAAGGGCAACTGTTGCAGCAATTTGTCAGCGCCGGTAACGCGCTTCTTGTGGCAACCAGCAGCTTCTGGGAAGGGGTGGATGTGCGTGGCGATACATTGTCATTGGTGATTATCGACAAGTTGCCGTTTACCTCACCGGATGATCCACTATTAAAAGCGCGCATGGAAGATTGCCGTTTGCGCGGAGGCGACCCGTTCGATGAAGTACAGCTGCCGGATGCGGTCATTACTCTCAAGCAGGGGGTAGGGCGACTGATTCGCGATGCCGACGATCGAGGGGTTTTGGTGATTTGCGACAATCGGCTGGTGATGCGCCCTTACGGCGCGACGTTTCTCGCCAGTCTGCCGCCCGCGCCGCGCACCCGTGACATTGCCCGTGCGGTTCGTTTCCTTGCGATACCATCCTCCAGGTAA
- the tsaB gene encoding tRNA (adenosine(37)-N6)-threonylcarbamoyltransferase complex dimerization subunit type 1 TsaB: MRILAIDTATEACSVALWNDGTVNAHFELCPREHTQRILPMVQDILTTSGTSLTDINALAYGRGPGSFTGVRIGIGIAQGLALGADLPMIGVSTLMTMAQGAWRKNGATRVLAAIDARMGEVYWAEYQRDENGVWHGEETEAVLKPELVHERLQQLSGEWVTVGTGWQAWPDLGKESGLALRDGDVLLPAAEDMLPIACQMFAEGKTVAVEHAEPVYLRNNVAWKKLPGKE, from the coding sequence ATGCGAATTCTGGCTATCGATACCGCGACAGAGGCCTGCTCTGTCGCCCTGTGGAACGACGGCACTGTCAACGCTCATTTTGAGCTTTGCCCTCGTGAACATACTCAACGAATCTTACCGATGGTGCAGGATATCCTGACCACCAGCGGAACTTCCCTGACTGATATTAACGCTCTGGCTTACGGGCGCGGCCCCGGTAGCTTTACCGGCGTGCGCATTGGTATTGGTATTGCGCAGGGGCTGGCGCTTGGCGCGGATCTGCCGATGATTGGCGTTTCCACGCTCATGACCATGGCGCAAGGGGCGTGGCGCAAAAACGGCGCAACCCGCGTGCTGGCAGCCATTGACGCGCGAATGGGGGAAGTTTACTGGGCCGAATATCAGCGCGATGAAAACGGCGTCTGGCACGGCGAAGAAACAGAAGCCGTACTGAAACCAGAACTCGTTCATGAACGGTTGCAACAGCTTTCCGGCGAATGGGTAACCGTGGGTACGGGCTGGCAAGCCTGGCCGGATCTCGGTAAAGAGAGCGGGTTGGCCCTGCGCGATGGCGATGTGTTACTGCCCGCTGCAGAAGATATGCTGCCGATTGCTTGTCAGATGTTTGCCGAGGGTAAAACGGTGGCGGTGGAACATGCCGAACCGGTTTATTTACGTAACAACGTCGCATGGAAGAAACTTCCGGGCAAAGAATGA
- the yoaE gene encoding CNNM family cation transport protein YoaE codes for MEFLMDPSIWAGLLTLVVLEIVLGIDNLVFIAILADKLPPKQRDKARLLGLSLALIMRLGLLSLISWMVTLTKPLFTVMDFSFSGRDLIMLFGGIFLLFKATTELHERLENRDHDSGHGKGYASFWVVVTQIVILDAVFSLDAVITAVGMVNHLPVMMAAVVIAMAVMLLASKPLTRFVNQHPTVVVLCLSFLLMIGLSLVAEGFGFHIPKGYLYAAIGFSIIIEVFNQIARRNFIRHQSTLPLRARTADAILRLMGGKRQANVQHDADNPMPIPVPEGAFAEEERYMINGVLTLASRSLRGIMTPRGEISWVDANLGVDEIREQLLSSPHSLFPVCRGELDEIIGIVRAKELLVALEEGVDVAAIASASPAIIVPETLDPINLLGVLRRARGSFVIVTNEFGVVQGLVTPLDVLEAIAGEFPDADETPEIITDGDGWLVKGGTDLHALQQALDVEHLADDDDIATVAGLVISANGHIPRVGDVIDVGPLHITIIEANDYRVDLVRIVKEQPAHDEDE; via the coding sequence ATGGAATTCTTAATGGACCCCTCAATTTGGGCGGGGCTACTCACGCTTGTTGTTCTCGAAATTGTGCTGGGTATCGATAACCTGGTCTTCATCGCCATTCTTGCTGACAAACTGCCGCCAAAACAACGTGATAAAGCGCGTTTGCTGGGATTATCACTGGCGCTGATTATGCGTCTGGGGCTGCTGTCGCTGATTTCATGGATGGTCACGCTGACCAAACCGCTATTTACCGTCATGGATTTCTCCTTCTCCGGACGCGACCTGATTATGTTGTTCGGGGGGATATTCTTGCTGTTTAAAGCGACAACCGAACTGCATGAACGGCTGGAAAACCGCGATCATGATTCCGGCCACGGTAAAGGCTACGCCAGTTTCTGGGTGGTCGTCACACAGATCGTCATCCTTGACGCCGTCTTCTCGTTGGATGCGGTAATTACGGCAGTAGGGATGGTTAACCATCTGCCAGTGATGATGGCTGCGGTGGTGATTGCGATGGCGGTCATGTTGCTGGCATCGAAACCGCTGACGCGATTTGTTAATCAGCATCCAACGGTAGTGGTGCTCTGTCTGAGCTTCCTGTTAATGATTGGTCTGAGTCTGGTGGCAGAAGGTTTCGGTTTCCACATTCCGAAAGGTTACCTGTATGCCGCGATTGGCTTCTCGATCATCATCGAAGTGTTTAACCAGATTGCGCGTCGCAACTTTATTCGTCACCAGTCGACTTTGCCGCTGCGTGCGCGTACTGCCGATGCCATCCTGCGTTTGATGGGGGGGAAACGTCAGGCCAATGTTCAGCACGATGCCGATAACCCGATGCCTATCCCGGTACCGGAAGGTGCGTTTGCCGAAGAAGAACGTTACATGATTAACGGTGTATTGACGCTGGCGTCGCGTTCTCTGCGCGGGATCATGACGCCGCGCGGTGAAATAAGCTGGGTTGACGCTAATCTCGGGGTCGATGAAATCCGTGAGCAGCTGCTCTCCTCACCGCACAGTCTGTTCCCGGTATGTCGCGGTGAACTGGATGAAATCATCGGTATCGTACGTGCTAAAGAACTGCTGGTGGCGCTCGAAGAAGGTGTTGATGTGGCGGCGATTGCTTCGGCGTCTCCGGCGATTATCGTCCCTGAAACCCTTGACCCGATCAACCTACTGGGCGTGCTGCGTCGTGCTCGCGGGAGCTTCGTTATCGTGACCAACGAGTTTGGTGTGGTACAAGGCCTGGTCACGCCGCTGGATGTGCTGGAAGCCATTGCGGGTGAATTCCCGGACGCTGACGAAACGCCGGAAATCATTACCGATGGTGACGGCTGGCTGGTAAAAGGCGGTACAGATTTGCATGCCTTGCAGCAGGCGCTTGATGTTGAGCACCTTGCCGATGACGATGATATCGCGACGGTCGCGGGCCTCGTGATCTCGGCAAATGGTCACATTCCCCGTGTGGGCGATGTGATTGATGTAGGGCCACTGCATATCACCATCATTGAAGCCAATGATTATCGTGTTGATCTGGTTCGCATTGTTAAAGAGCAACCGGCGCACGATGAAGATGAGTAA
- the nudL gene encoding CoA pyrophosphatase codes for MEYRSLTLDDFLSRFQLLRPQINRETLNHRQAAVLIPIVRRPQPGLLLTQRSIHLRKHAGQVAFPGGAVDDTDASVIAAALREAEEEVAIPPSAVEVIGVLPPVDSVTGYQVTPVVGIIPPDLPYRASEDEVSAVFEMPLAQALHLGRYHPLDIYRRGDSHRVWLSWYEQYFVWGMTAGIIRELALQIGVKP; via the coding sequence GTGGAATACCGTAGCCTGACGCTTGATGATTTTTTATCGCGTTTTCAACTTTTGCGCCCGCAAATTAACCGGGAAACCCTAAATCATCGTCAGGCTGCCGTGTTAATCCCCATCGTCCGTCGACCGCAACCGGGGTTGTTGCTGACTCAGCGTTCGATTCATCTGCGTAAACACGCCGGACAAGTGGCATTCCCTGGAGGTGCAGTCGATGACACGGACGCGTCAGTTATCGCCGCTGCGCTGCGCGAAGCTGAAGAAGAGGTTGCTATACCACCTTCCGCCGTCGAAGTTATCGGCGTGCTGCCGCCCGTCGATAGCGTCACTGGCTACCAGGTAACGCCAGTGGTCGGCATTATCCCGCCCGATCTGCCGTATCGCGCCAGTGAAGATGAAGTCTCGGCGGTGTTTGAAATGCCCCTCGCCCAGGCGCTGCATTTAGGCCGTTATCACCCGTTAGATATCTACCGCCGTGGCGATTCACATCGGGTATGGCTGTCCTGGTATGAACAGTATTTTGTATGGGGAATGACCGCAGGCATAATTCGTGAGCTGGCGCTGCAAATTGGTGTGAAACCCTGA
- the pdeD gene encoding EAL domain-containing protein, giving the protein MQKAQRIIKTYRRNRMIVCTICALVTLASTLSVRFISQRNLNQQRVVQFANHAVEELDKVLLPLQAGSEVLLPLIGLPCSVAHLPLRKQAAKLQTVRSIGLVQDGTLYCSSIFGYRNVPVVDILAELPAPQPLLRLTTDHALIKGSPVLIQWTPAAGSSNAGVMEMINIDLLAAMLLEPQLPQISSASLTVDDRHLLYGNGLVDSLPQPEDNENYHVSSQRFPFTINVNGPGATALAWHYLPTQLPLAVLLSLLVGYIAWLATAYRMSFSREINLGLAQHEFELFCQPLLNARSQQCIGVEILLRWNNPRQGWISPDVFIPIAEEHHLIVPLTRYVMAETIRQRHVFPMSSQFHVGINVAPSHFRRGVLIKDLNQYWFSAHPIQQLILEITERDALLDVDYRIARELHRKNVKLAIDDFGTGNSSFSWLETLRPDVLKIDKSFTAAIGSDAVNSTVTDIIIALGQRLNIELVAEGVETQEQAKYLRRHGVHILQGYLYAQPMPLRDFPKWLAGSQPPPARHNGHITPVMPLR; this is encoded by the coding sequence ATGCAAAAAGCACAACGGATCATTAAAACCTATCGCCGTAATCGAATGATTGTTTGTACGATTTGCGCACTCGTTACGCTCGCTTCGACCCTGAGCGTGCGATTTATTTCACAGCGTAACTTAAATCAACAACGGGTAGTACAATTCGCCAATCACGCTGTAGAGGAATTAGATAAAGTACTGCTTCCCCTACAGGCAGGTAGCGAAGTCTTACTTCCGCTAATTGGTCTGCCCTGCTCTGTCGCCCATTTGCCATTACGTAAACAGGCGGCAAAACTCCAAACTGTGCGATCCATTGGCCTGGTGCAAGACGGCACACTTTATTGCTCCAGCATTTTTGGTTATCGCAATGTGCCCGTCGTGGACATTCTGGCTGAACTTCCTGCACCGCAACCACTTTTACGACTGACGACCGACCATGCCCTGATTAAAGGCAGTCCGGTTTTGATTCAATGGACGCCTGCAGCGGGCAGTAGCAATGCTGGGGTCATGGAGATGATCAACATCGACTTACTGGCGGCAATGCTGCTTGAGCCACAACTGCCGCAAATCAGTAGCGCCAGCCTGACGGTGGACGATCGGCATTTGCTCTATGGTAATGGGCTGGTAGATTCCCTTCCGCAACCTGAAGACAATGAAAACTATCATGTTTCTTCGCAACGCTTTCCTTTTACCATTAACGTTAATGGTCCGGGGGCTACGGCGCTGGCATGGCACTATCTTCCAACACAATTACCGCTGGCGGTGCTGCTAAGTTTACTTGTGGGCTATATCGCCTGGCTGGCGACCGCTTACCGGATGAGTTTTTCCCGTGAAATCAATCTGGGCCTGGCGCAACATGAGTTCGAATTGTTCTGCCAGCCTTTGCTTAATGCGCGCAGCCAGCAATGTATTGGTGTAGAGATTTTGCTGCGCTGGAACAATCCACGTCAGGGCTGGATTTCACCGGATGTGTTTATTCCTATCGCGGAAGAACATCATTTAATTGTGCCACTGACCCGCTATGTGATGGCAGAAACCATCCGTCAGCGGCATGTTTTCCCAATGAGTAGTCAGTTTCATGTTGGCATTAACGTCGCACCCAGCCATTTTCGCCGTGGTGTGCTGATAAAAGATCTCAATCAGTACTGGTTTAGCGCTCACCCGATTCAGCAACTGATCCTCGAAATCACCGAACGCGATGCCTTACTGGATGTTGATTATCGGATTGCCCGCGAGCTGCATCGTAAAAACGTCAAACTGGCGATTGATGACTTCGGCACCGGCAACAGTTCATTTTCCTGGCTTGAAACATTACGTCCTGACGTGCTGAAAATTGATAAGTCATTTACCGCAGCTATAGGTTCTGACGCGGTTAACTCGACGGTGACCGATATCATCATCGCACTGGGGCAAAGACTGAATATTGAACTGGTGGCGGAGGGTGTGGAAACACAAGAACAGGCGAAGTATTTGCGCCGTCATGGCGTGCATATTTTGCAAGGGTATTTGTACGCACAGCCGATGCCGCTACGTGATTTTCCCAAATGGCTGGCGGGCAGCCAACCGCCGCCCGCCCGGCATAATGGACATATCACGCCCGTTATGCCGTTACGTTAA
- the yoaB gene encoding RidA family protein, whose amino-acid sequence MTIVRIDAEARWSDVVIHNNTLYYTGVPENLDANAFEQTANTLAQIDAVLEKQGSNKSSILDATIFLADKNDFAAMNKAWDAWVVAGHAPVRCTVQAGLMNPKYKVEIKIIAAV is encoded by the coding sequence ATGACTATCGTTCGTATCGATGCTGAAGCCCGCTGGTCTGATGTAGTAATCCACAACAACACGCTCTACTACACTGGTGTACCGGAAAACCTCGACGCCAATGCCTTTGAGCAAACCGCCAACACGCTGGCGCAGATTGACGCCGTGCTGGAAAAACAGGGCAGCAATAAATCGAGCATTCTGGATGCCACCATTTTCCTGGCTGATAAAAACGACTTCGCGGCGATGAATAAAGCGTGGGATGCCTGGGTTGTCGCGGGTCATGCGCCGGTGCGCTGCACGGTACAAGCGGGTTTGATGAACCCGAAGTACAAGGTTGAAATTAAGATTATCGCGGCGGTTTAA